Proteins encoded together in one Mobula birostris isolate sMobBir1 chromosome 9, sMobBir1.hap1, whole genome shotgun sequence window:
- the LOC140202584 gene encoding transmembrane protein 168-like: MCKSLRYCVSHCLSAVMTKVEELNKEPNMHSSIRYLGYLANACLVIAICLGLYVRWEKTENILLLVIFILGLFVLGIASILYYYFSMETASLSLSHLWFGFLLGLLCFIDDSKFKMDVKEEVTKYLLLASILIRTLWSVVERICGCIRHQPALLTAEELLELIGFAIASTAMLMPNCLSVILLVFALSMLIVDLRMKSILAVPNLIAFALITSLLFFPSLKISTNPFALACYFSRLICVPLLDLYFSGLSVTERWKPYLYGRTLCRRISVVPVASIELIFFILAAFKLNNLNHWYFLIPGFCIFGFFWLICHVIFLITFWGFHTKLGDCQKIYYTHRIDNKSLDCVMASKGMRHFCLISERLVFFSLLSTILLGAVSWQQTNGSFMSVFLVVLPLESLAHGLFHELGNCLGGTCVGYAIVIPTNYCSPDGQPTLLPPEHVQELNLRSTAMLSSIQRFFAYHMIENYGCDYSTSGFSFDTLQTKLKAFLDLRTADGPRHDTYILYFSGHSHSSGEWALSGGDTLRLETVLEWWKEKNVNFCSRLIIVLDCENALPWVKDVRRISDIFVAVQGAELAKQVNIEEADLPQLGDFTKDWVEYNCNLDNDINWSDKGRTVKAMYGISKSWSDYTLHLPTGSDVAKHWMIYFPRITYPLIHLADWCGGLNHFWMCDVCFRCFKRLKMRWFPPTVLDTGQGFKLVKS; this comes from the exons ATGTGTAAATCACTGCGTTACTGTGTGAGCCACTGTCTTTCTGCAGTAATGACTAAGGTGGAGGAACTTAACAAAGAACCAAATATGCATTCTTCAATTCGATATCTTGGCTACCTAGCAAATGCATGCTTGGTGATAGCCATTTGTTTGGGCCTATATGTCCGATGGGAGAAAACAGAAAATATATTATTGCTGGTCATTTTCATCCTTGGACTTTTTGTGCTTGGTATTGCTAGCATATTATACTATTACTTCTCCATGGAAACGGCAAGTTTAAGCCTGTCGCATCTCTGGTTTGGATTTCTGCTTGGCCTACTCTGTTTCATAGATGATTCTAAATTTAAGATGGATGTGAAAGAAGAAGTTACCAAATACTTATTATTGGCCAGCATTTTGATTAGAACTTTGTGGTCTGTCGTTGAGCGAATTTGTGGATGTATCCGACACCAACCTGCCCTGTTAACAGCTGAAGAACTTCTGGAACTGATTGGATTTGCCATAGCCAGCACAGCAATGTTGATGCCCAACTGTTTGAGTGTTATCTTGCTTGTTTTTGCATTGTCCATGTTAATAGTTGATCTGCGAATGAAGTCTATTTTGGCTGTTCCAAACTTGATTGCATTTGCATTGATTACATCCCTGTTGTTTTTTCCATCTTTGAAAATTAGCACTAACCCCTTTGCCTTGGCTTGTTATTTCAGCCGTTTGATTTGTGTCCCACTGCTTGATCTTTACTTCAGTGGTCTATCTGTTACTGAACGGTGGAAGCCTTATCTGTATGGCCGGACATTATGCAGAAGAATTTCTGTAGTACCTGTAGCATCCATTGAGCTAATATTCTTTATTCTCGCTGCATTTAAACTGAATAATTTAAACCATTGGTATTTTCTGATACCAGGATTTTGTATTTTTGGATTCTTTTGGCTGATCTGCCATGTAATTTTTCTCATAACTTTCTGGGGTTTTCACACCAAACTCGGTGATTGTCAAAAGATCTACTACACGCATAGAATAGATAATAAGAGCCTGGACTGTGTTATGGCATCGAAAGGAATGCGTCATTTTTGCTTGATCTCTGAGCGGTTAGTCTTTTTCAGCCTTTTATCTACAATTCTTCTTGGTGCAGTCTCATGGCAG CAAACAAATGGAAGCTTCATGAGTGTATTCCTCGTCGTTTTACCATTGGAATCCTTAGCTCATGGCCTTTTCCATGAACTGGGTAATTGTTTAGGAGGAACTTGTGTAGGATATGCTATTGTAATTCCTACAAATTACTGCAG TCCTGATGGTCAGCCTACACTCCTCCCTCCTGAGCATGTCCAGGAGTTGAATTTGCGTTCAACTGCCATGTTAAGTTCGATCCAACGATTTTTTGCCTATCACATGATAGAGAATTATGGTTGTGACTACTCCACCAGTGGCTTTTCGTTTGACACTCTgcaaactaaactaaaagcattTCTTGATCTGCGTACTGCTGATGGACCCAGGCATGACACCTACATACTTTATTTCAGTGGACATTCGCACAGCTCTGGAGAATGGGCATTATCAG GAGGAGACACTTTGAGACTGGAGACAGTTTTGGAGTGGTGGAAAGAGAAGAACGTTAACTTCTGCTCCCGTCTGATAATTGTTTTAGATTGTGAGAATGCTCTTCCATGGGTTAAAGATGTAAGAAGAATCAGTGATATTTTTGTTGCTGTGCAAGGTGCCGAACTGGCCAAACAAGTGAATATCGAAGAAGCAGACCTTCCACAGCTTGGTGACTTCACTAAAGACTGGGTAGAATATAATTGCAACCTTGACAACGACATTAATTGGTCAGATAAAGGAAGAACAGTGAAGGCTATGTATGGTATATCTAAATCCTGGAGTGACTACACTCTTCATTTACCAACAGGAAGTGATGTTGCCAAGCACTGGATGATTTACTTCCCTCGCATCACATATCCTCTCATACATCTGGCAGACTGGTGTGGTGGGTTGAACCATTTCTGGATGTGTGATGtatgctttagatgtttcaaaaggttGAAGATGAGATGGTTCCCACCTACTGTACTAGACACAGGACAGGGATTTAAACTTGTGAAATCATAA